One window from the genome of Emys orbicularis isolate rEmyOrb1 chromosome 10, rEmyOrb1.hap1, whole genome shotgun sequence encodes:
- the NGRN gene encoding neugrin, whose product MARPLLPRALRAAGLSRLLARGAGPADPALQEAERALQQQRKAVRLRRLRRELEPAGPPQRSLSWQAMEQIRYLRQAFPEEWPVARLAQGFCVSTDVIQRVLRSKFSPPLERRMKQDAKVLGKQGSREQQPGPDRRAELVAVSAGEAARQLLPARPKDMPQSGALIAPGGQSSSSKPQRNRQLWRAGERQNRRKAQLEPLQEDGTKPVAGMEAALVRNSSAGGDAEEWDGEVLSEEELEELAAEGRGTGTKVMQRGQEYFDSNGNFLYRIPARLAHGEGENNMQPFPQSGGEKSG is encoded by the exons ATGGCGCGGCCGCTGCTGCCTCGGGCGCTGCGGGCTGCGGGGCTGAGCCGCCTGCTggcccggggggcggggccggcggaCCCGGCGCTGCAGGAGGCGGAGAG ggcacTGCAGCAGCAGAGGAAGGCGGTGAGGCTGCGGAGGCTGAGGAGGGAGCTGGAGCCCGCGGGGCCCCCCCAGCGCAGCCTGAGCTGGCAGGCCATGGAGCAGATCCG GTACCTCAGGCAGGCCTTCCCCGAGGAATGGCCCGTGGCCCGTCTGGCCCAAGGTTTCTGTGTCAGCACGGATGTCATCCAGAGGGTGCTGAGGAGCAAGTTCTCTCCCCCGCTGGAGCGAAGGATGAAGCAGGATGCCAAGGTGTTGGGTAAACAGGGGAGCCGGGAGCAGCAGCCTGGCCCAGACCGGAGAGCTGAGCTGGTGGCTGTGTCTGCAGGAGAAGCAGCTCGGCAGCTGCTACCTGCCAGGCCCAAGGACatgccccagtctggagcccttATCGCGCCTGGGGGCCAGTCCAGCAGCTCAAAACCCCAGAGAAATCGGCAGCTTTGGAGAGCTGGGGAGAGGCAAAACAGAAGGAAGGCCCAACTGGAGCCTCTTCAGGAGGATGGAACCAAGCCTGTGGCTGGGATGGAAGCCGCCCTCGTGAGAAACTCTTCGGCAGGAGGAGACGCTGAAGAGTGGGATGGCGAGGTCCTGAGTGAGGAAGAGCTGGAGGAGCTGGCCGCAGAAGGCCGGGGCACCGGCACCAAAGTGATGCAGAGAGGACAGGAATATTTTGACAGCAATGGGAATTTCTTGTATAGGATCCCAGCTAGACTAgcccatggggagggggagaacaacATGCAGCCCTTTCCCCAGTCTGGTGGTGAAAAGAGTGGGTAG
- the HDDC3 gene encoding guanosine-3',5'-bis(diphosphate) 3'-pyrophosphohydrolase MESH1, translated as MGSEAARLLEAADFAARKHKQQRRKDPEGTPYINHPIGVARILSREAGVTDIAVLQAALLHDTVEDTDTTFSEIEEQFGGEVRRIVEEVTDDKMLPKMERKRLQIERAPHSSRGAKLVKLADKLYNLRDLNRCTPAGWSEQRVQEYFLWASQVVKGLRETSPALEEKLQQLFRERGLPE; from the exons atgGGCTCCGAGGCGGCCCGGCTGCTGGAGGCTGCCGACTTCGCAGCCCGGAAGCACAAGCAGCAGCGGCGGAAGGACCCCGAGGGGACCCCGTACATCAACCACCCCATCG GTGTGGCCAGGATCCTGTCTCGGGAGGCTGGAGTGACGGACATTGCGGTGCTGCAG GCTGCTCTGCTCCACGACACAGTGGAGGACACAGACACCACCTTCTCAGAGATCGAGGAGCAgtttgggggggaggtgaggcGGATTGTGGAGGAGGTGACAGATGACAAGATGTTGCCCAAGATGGAGCGGAAGCGCCTGCAGATAGAGCGTGCGCCCCACAGCAGCCGGGGAGCCAAGCTGGTCAAGCTGGCAGACAAGCTGTACAACCTGCGGGACCTGAACCGCTGCACGCCAGCAG GCTGGTCTGAGCAGCGGGTCCAGGAGTACTTCCTGTGGGCCTCACAGGTGGTGAAGGGTCTGCGTGAGACAAGCCCTGCGCTGGAAGAGAAGTTGCAGCAGCTGTTCAGGGAGCGAGGGCTGCCGGAGTGA
- the VPS33B gene encoding vacuolar protein sorting-associated protein 33B — MAFAGRRDAPDGPDFTVLKRLARDQLIYLLEQLPGKKDLFIEADLMSPLDRIANVSILKQHEVDKLYKVENKPIVSTSDQLCFLVRPRIKNMKYVADIVNADKAMGRSRKYKIIFSPQKFYSCELVLEEEGIYGDVTCDEWAFYLLPLDDDLLSMELPEFFRDYFLEGDQRWISTIARALQLLNSLFGPFANTYGIGRCAKMVYEVWRELVEESEGDSQARRPEISHVFLMDRDVDYVTALCSQVVYEGLVDDTFRIKCGSVDFGPDVTSSDRSFKVLLNAQDKVFSEIRNEHFSNVFGFLSQKARNLQTQYDRRRGMDIKQMKNFVSQELKGLKQEHRLLSLHIGACESIMKKKTKQDFQELLKTEHSLLEGFDIRESTSYIEEHIDRQVSPSESLRLMCLLSVTENGLIPKDYRSLKTQYLQSYGPEHLLTFHNLKRIGLLTEQAPGETLTAVESKVSKLVTDRAAGKLTDAFNSLARKSNFRGISKKLGLIPRVDGEYNLKVPRDMAYVFSGAYIPLSCKIIEQVLERKGWLGLEEVVRLLNGNEFAPTEPVMEENPAWEAQRVILAVFLGGCTFSEISALRFLGKEKGYKFIFLTTAITSSARLMDAMLEAKV, encoded by the exons ATGGCCTTCGCCGGCCGCCGCGACGCGCCCGACGGGCCGGACTTCACCGTGCTCAAGCGGCTGGCGCGAGACCAGCTCATCTACCTGCTGGAGCAG ctccccggGAAGAAGGACCTGTTCATTGAGGCAGATCTGATGAGCCCCCTGGACCGAATCGCCAACGTCTCCATTCTGAAG CAACATGAAGTGGACAAGCTGTACAAAGTGGAGAACAAACCCATCGTTAGCACTAGTGACCA GTTGTGCTTCTTAGTCCGGCCACGGATCAAGAACATGAAGTACGTTGCTG ATATTGTCAATGCTGACAAGGCGATGGGGAGGAGCCGGAAATACAAGATTATCTTCAGCCCCCAGAAG TTTTACAGCTGTGAGCTGGTGCTGGAGGAAGAGGGAATCTATGGTG ATGTGACCTGTGACGAGTGGGCCTTCTACCTGCTCCCCCTGGATGACGATCTCCTCAGCATGGAGCTGCCGGAGTTCTTCCGGGATTACTTCCTG GAAGGGGATCAGCGCTGGATCAGCACCATCGCTCGAGCTCTGCAGTTGCTGAACTCCCTCTTTGGGCCTTTCGCGAACACCTATGGGATTGGCAGGTGTGCCAAG atggTCTATGAGGTGTGGCGAGAGCTGGTGGAGGAGAGCGAGGGTGACAGCCAAGCCAGGAGGCCTGAGATCAGCCATGTCTTCCTCATGGACCGAG ATGTGGATTACGTCACGGCGCTCTGCTCCCAGGTGGTGTATGAGGGCCTGGTGGACGACACGTTCCGCATCAAATGTG GGAGTGTGGATTTCGGGCCAGACGTCACCTCCTCTGACAGGAGCTTCAAAGTGCTGCTCAATGCCCAGGACAAG GTGTTCAGCGAGATCCGGAACGAACACTTCTCCAACGTCTTCGGCTTCCTGAGTCAGAAAGCACGGAACCTGCAGACGCAGTACGAC CGACGTCGCGGGATGGACATCAagcaaatgaagaactttgtcTCCCAGGagctgaaggggttaaagcaggaGCACCGCCTGCTGAGCCTGC ATATTGGCGCCTGCGAGTCCATCATGAAGAAGAAAACCAAGCAGGATTTCCAGGAGCTGCTAAAGACTGAGCACT CTCTCCTGGAGGGGTTCGACATCCGCGAGAGCACCAGCTACATAGAAGAGCACATCGACCGGCAG GTCTCCCCCAGCGAGAGTCTGCGCTTAATGTGCCTCCTGTCAGTCACGGAAAATG GGCTGATCCCTAAGGATTATCGCTCCCTGAAAACCCAGTACCTCCAG agTTATGGGCCTGAGCACCTGCTGACCTTTCATAACCTCAAGCGCATCGGGCTGCTGACAGAGCAGGCCCCAGGGGAGACCCTGACTGCCGTGGAGAGCAAAGTCAGCAAGCTGGTGACCGACCGAGCAGCAG GGAAACTCACGGACGCTTTTAATTCTCTGGCCAGGAAGAGCAATTTCCGAGGCATAAGCAAGAAGCTGGGCTTG ATCCCCCGGGTTGATGGTGAATACAACCTGAAGGTGCCCCGAGACATGGCCTATGTCTTCAGTGGGGCCTACATCCCCCTGAGCTGCAAGATCATTGAACAG GTGCTGGAGCGCAAGGGCTGGCTGGGCCTGGAGGAGGTGGTGCGCCTGCTGAACGGCAATGAGTTTGCTCCCACAG AGCCGGTCATGGAGGAGAATCCCGCCTGGGAGGCGCAGCGTGTCATCCTAGCAGTCTTCCTGGGAGGCTGCACCTTTTCTGAGATCTCTGCTCTCCGATtcctggggaaggagaaag GATACAAGTTTATATTCCTGACGACAGCCATCACAAGCAGCGCCCGGCTGATGGACGCCATGTTAGAGGCGAAGGTGTGA